DNA sequence from the Sphaeramia orbicularis chromosome 13, fSphaOr1.1, whole genome shotgun sequence genome:
TATTATTTGTAACATTACAACATCTGACTGTGTAACATGTACAATGCAGTGCACTGGTAATTCCATTCTGACTTTAAAAATTGATGAGGACCAGCCAAGTGGAGTATTAAGACAGAGACAATACAGCAGTCATGCTCATGTACCATTACTGTCcctcaaaaagggaaaaaaaaggatagGAAACATCACTGTGCATAACATGGATGTTCATTTCCccctcgatttttttttttaactcccttGGAGGGTGATGTGCAAATCCATCCTCTCTTAATGCATTCTTTCCTTCAGAGCAGACAAAAAAATAACCAGGGGGTGACAGAACCTCAGATTTCAGCTTGGGAAGAGTCAAGTAAGTGTCACTGTGGGTCACAGATGGGGTGAAGTCAGTTTACATGACAGACTCGTTTTCACTAGACAGTGCTTTGTTGGCACCTTCTGCACTGTCCCCCCCACCTCGTTTCTCAATGAGAGGCGAGTTTTCCGGTGCAGCAGCCGACAGGTCCCCCTCCATCTTCACTTCACTCAGCTCAGGTCCGTCTTCTTTTTTAGATGTGCGGTCGACAAAGAACTGCAGGAGTCCAGCTCCGAAGGCATCGCCCTCCACATTCAGCACTGTGCACGTACGGTCACTGACAAAGAGAGAAATAAAAGGCATGCAATTTTAACATGATGATATTTAATCAACAGTCTGATGCAGCAAATTTGGACATTTTGTATGTTGGAAAATTTCAAGGCGTCAAAGTTAGAGTGGGATACTTCTCAAATGTACCACACCTCTTATTTGAGTGAATGATTGAATTTTTATTATTGCGTCCTGCATAAAAATATGCCCAGcccttataagacaccaaaaatacaaaccaaagaccaaataccagacaataggcgcaatagatataaacaagacaatgtactgacctatttaaacaaacacatctgccgctttttccaggctttacaaacaaataatgctaatttatatacatttgaactaaacatccatttcatcttgtcatcatcagtggtccaaaacatatcaggatttcagataaacatgTCATTAAGCGTTCTGCTCTATTAAACATGAATATATACTCACACAAGCCAGTCAACAGCAAGAATGAGTGAGATGTCATTGGTGGGTAACCCTACTGCCTCCAGGATGATGGCTAAAGTCAACACACCTCCAGCAGGAATACCTGCTGCTCCAACACTGGAAGCTGTCGCTGTGACACTGATAGGATTGGATAGAAAATTCAGTTACAGACACCGATCATTCACAAATAATCTATTAGACagtacaaaaatgaacagaatccaATATCAATTACTGTCATGTTCTTGCACTTCATAAGTGAGGCTATTTCGTGGATATAGTATTTAACTTGTGTGTGTCTTTGGAGCTTACAGGATCGTAATGACTTGGATGAAGTTGAGAGAAGCGTTGTTTAGTTGAGCAATGAAGACTGCAGCCACACACTGGAAGAGAGCAGCTCCGTCCATGTTGACTGTTGCTCCGATGGGGAGGATAAAACGGCTGATGTGCTTGGAAACGCCATTGTTCTCCTCCACACATTTCATCATCAGGGGCAGGGTGGCAGAGCTAACAAACAAAGAACGGGGGATGTTTacttgtgtgtttgagtgtgaaaTGTGTTTGTTGAGGGGCAGGAAAATCTTGGTATTGGcaacaaacagtgaaataaacaagTTTGTGTTAGAGAAGTCGTTTTCTTACCTAGAGCTTGTTCCAAAAGCTGTTGCCAGAGCTGTGAATATCCCCCAGAGGAAGGTGTATGGGTTCTTTCTTGTAATGATGAAGTAGATGGCAGGTAGCACAAGAAATCCGTGGATGGCATGCCCAATGATACAGCAGGCTATGTATTTTCCCAAACTGGCAAACAATGTGCCAACGTCCTCCATCTCAACAATCTTACCAGCAACAAGGAACATTATACCAATAGGAGCATACCTATGAAAGGGAGGCaagagttaaaggggtcatattttgagAAACTATCTTTAATTggtctttagtacatttatttgtgtatttgaatcctaatagttcaaaaactttgaatttgaaccctccaggtgctgcaaagctaactttatattcattttggcaaaaatctggtgGATTTCTatgacctgttttaattcctgcttaatttgttatgtctataactagttatgtcatgacatttgcacatataagatcaagacttctgacgaacatttttcCGAGTATGGCATAATTGTTTCTTAGCAGCAGCGggtgtagtccatactgaaaatatgtccaaacttcgaaccgattagctaaaatgttcagttgttggttgtattaacaaacacaagtggctaaatgggacagagcagcacagccaacaacctggagggggtgcagtgtgaagtggctcatttgcatttaaaggtccagcgctcaaaatgacctttctggtgtcattactcagaaatagggttgaagatggatctgtggagttgaattaatgaagaattcagacccaagcatagcatttacagtttatgtagaccacagggaaatgttttaaaatgcgtaattccattttaaaaaagctaaatatcactcctttaagtgatgaaacacacaaacaaaccgaTCTAATATGAGATAAATCAAACACAGGGTGATCACAGGGTTTCATAACACTGCCTTCATAACCCAGAGATGCGTGAGTCTCCCTTACCACATGATCCAGGACACCAGCACCATGGTGGCCTCATTGAAGGAGTTAAAGAACTTGATGAGGATCTCTCCTTCCTCTCCTAACTTCCTCAGGGCCACACCAAATACGATGGCAAACACCACCAGACCTAGAATATTCATGCCATCCTGATCTGTTCCAAATGGCACCTACAAACACCCAGATATACATGAAAGTCTTAGTCAGGACACACAGATGACATTACTTCAGCAACATTACAATGTATGGGGGCCTTTACAATGCTCACCTTCTCCACTGTGATGTTAGGCATTCCATCAGTGCCGTTCTTTGTGACCAGCTTGTAACTAGTTGcatactgagaaaaaaaagtttgctACTTCAGTGTACTGGTCCAGATTGTGGAATGTTTTCCAATACTTGTATAAAACCATACTGTGGAATTAAGGTACTGTACTTACTGACTGAAAGGCAGCAGATACCAAATTGGAGGGAAAGATATTTCTGTGGACAAACAAAGGGAGAAATTATACATTTGGAAACTGA
Encoded proteins:
- the slc1a5 gene encoding neutral amino acid transporter B(0) produces the protein MAEKIDMEEGKTSNGEVHLNGLNHQKRSPEPMSDRVKRIVKANMLVILTVAGVIVGVFIGLGVRNATLTRTQIIYVGFPGELLIRLLKMIIIPLVVCSLVSGAASIDPKALGKLGGWAMLFFLVTTLIASSIGVVMAFIINPGSVASKPVVSGIDDNVPAPKEVIDSFLDLIRNIFPSNLVSAAFQSYATSYKLVTKNGTDGMPNITVEKVPFGTDQDGMNILGLVVFAIVFGVALRKLGEEGEILIKFFNSFNEATMVLVSWIMWYAPIGIMFLVAGKIVEMEDVGTLFASLGKYIACCIIGHAIHGFLVLPAIYFIITRKNPYTFLWGIFTALATAFGTSSSSATLPLMMKCVEENNGVSKHISRFILPIGATVNMDGAALFQCVAAVFIAQLNNASLNFIQVITILVTATASSVGAAGIPAGGVLTLAIILEAVGLPTNDISLILAVDWLVDRTCTVLNVEGDAFGAGLLQFFVDRTSKKEDGPELSEVKMEGDLSAAAPENSPLIEKRGGGDSAEGANKALSSENESVM